From the Borreliella afzelii genome, the window CAAGAGCACTTTTGCCAAGATCATCATCAAAGTCAATCACAACAGCGTCTGTATCTACAGGAATTATTCTTTTTAAAGCATTTTTAGTAAATTGTTCAACAACAAAGCTTTCTGTAGATATCACATCATATTCTTCAATAAGCTCTTTAGATGTATCTATGATAATAATTTGACAATCAAGTCTACTTAAATCTTCAAGCAAGTGAATTCCCAAATTACTAAGTCCAATAATAACAAATGTTTTCATATTTCAACCAACCAAAATATCCTGCCTTGGCCTTGTAAATTCTTCAAAACGTGACTTTCTTGAAACAAAAACAGCCATTGAAAAAAGTCCTATTCGTCCTGCAAACATAGTAAAAATTATAATGACTTTACCCCAAAATGACAAATCCTGGGTTACTCCAACTGAAAGACCAACTGTTCCAAAAGCAGAAAATACTTCATAACCCAAATCAATAACTTTCCAATTGCCAGATCCTCCCTCAAAAAAAAGAAGCATAAAAAAAGAAAAACTTACAATAAAAATAGCTCTTGCAAAAAATAAAAGTGCAAATCTTATACTATCTATTGAAACCTTGTAAGACCCAATAATATATCCATTGCCGTTTTGATTTTTAACAACAGCTAATATAATTAAAAAAAATGTTGTAATCTTAATTCCCCCCGCAGTTGATCCGGGTGCCCCACCAATAAACATGAATGGTAGAGAAACTATTTGAGTTCTTCCGCTTATTAAAGAATTATCAAGATAATTAAAACCGGCTGTTCTAGTACTAATCGAATAAAAAATTGAATTAAATATTAGAGTACTAATCGAATAACCATCTTTTAATTTATGTATCTCTGTAAAAAAGAATAAAATTGCACCAATTATAATTAAAACAAAACTCAAAGAAAAAACTATTTTGGCATGAAGTGATAATTTTTTTTTATTCTTAATAGTATTCTTTACATCTCTATAGACCATAAACCCAAGCCCACCACAAATTATTAAAATAGAAACCACAACTATGGCTTCAGGAACATCTCGCCATGCATAAATGCTCTCAGAATGCATAGAAAAACCTGCATTGCAAAAAGCAGAGATTGTGGTAAATAAAGCCTCTAAAAATGAAATATTAACTCCCCTAAGCTTAAAACAAATAAGTATTAATATTAAACCTATCATTTCAATTGAAAAAGTTATAAATAATATGCTTTTTAAAATTCTAATAGGATTATACTCTATATTTGAAAGGGAATACTGCTTTATTATTCTTGCATCTGTTAAATTCATTTTCTTTTTAGGTATAAGCAAATAAAAAGTAGTAATGCTTATAAATCCTAACCCCCCAAGCTGGACTAGTAACATTATCAAAATAAATCCAAAAGTAGAAAAACCTTCTATTTCAACAGTTGTAAGACCTGTAATACTTACAGCAGAAACAGCGGTAAAAAGAGCATCAATGTATGCTAATTTGCCATCACCTCCCCAAGAAATAGGCAGCATTAACAAAAGAGAGCCTACAAACATAATTAAAACAAAATAACTAAAAAGTAAAAACCTGTCGCTAAATTCAAATTTCAACATATCATACAAAAAGTTGTTTAAATTATTAAAAATCCATCTTATATAGCATAATATTTTAACATTGAAATATTATCATAATTACATTATTTTTAATATATGTTCGAAATAGAATCAAAAGCATTTATTCCTCCAAAAGAGTTGAAAAGAATTATTAAGTTAGCAAATAAAAAATTCAAGTTTATTAAAGAAGAAATAAAGACTGATATCTATTACTCAAACCCAAAAAAAATTATAAGAATAAGAAAATTAAATACTCTAGAAAAAATTGTCACATTTAAAAAAAAAATATTAGACAAAAACAATGCTATAGAAATTAATAAAGAAGTAGAATTCAAAATAGATAATGTTAACAATTTTTTAATCCTTCTAAAAGAGCTTAAATTTAAAAAGCTATACAAAAAGATAAAAAAAAGCTTAATTTATCAAACTAATAATTTAAATGTGGAGATAAATGAAGTAAAAAATCTTGGATTTTTTTTAGAAATAGAAAAAATAATTAACAATCAAAATGATATAGATTTAGCAAAAAAAGAAATCAATAACATAATCAATCAATTTGGATTAAAAGAAAACCTTGAAACTAGATCTTACTTTGAATTACTCTCATCGACAAACCAAAGTAAAAAATAATTCATTGGAATTAGAGCTTAAAGTAGAGACTACAAGCCCTTGATTACCATAAATTCCAATCTGGGGACTAGTAACATTGCCCTTAAAATGCTCCAACTTATTTAAAAAATACCAATTTTTATTCTTGAAATAAATTAACCTCACATCATTATTGTCTTCAAAAGCTAAAAACAAATTATTTTTATAAAGCCCAATATCAATGCTCGAACCTTCCATTTTAACATTAGGACTTATATTAATCCATCTATTGCTTTTTAAAGGACAAATGCTTACAATCGGTCTATTTTCAGAAACAAAACTCATAATTATTTGATTAAAATTAGAATCAAAAAAACCTTTAATAAAATTAGCCATATAAACAGAAGGAATGTTTGCATTTACCCAAGCATTCTCTTTGTTTACAATAAACTCAGATTTAATCTCATTATTTGACTTATAATTATAAAAAATACCCAAAAAAGGTTCAGAGATTAGTCCAATGTTTGACGAATTAACATTAGAATTACCTTTGCTTAAATAAGAATGTATTACATCAGTCCAAATATTTCCGTAACCCATATTTGAGATTAAATTTATTTTATATTCACCTTCAATTTCTCTTAAATATGCCAAATACAACCTATCTTTTAAATCAATGCTCATATTTAATAAAGATCCAAAATTTTCTATGTACCCTGGGCTAATATCAATCCATTTTCTACTATTAAATTTTTTAACTACAAGCTCACTAGCAAAATCAGACCCTGATTTCGTAACAAAAGCAATATATAAATTGCCTTTTGAATTAATTGAAAAATCAAAATTAACTATATTAATAATATTTCCATTAACAGACGAATCAAGATTAAACCAACCAACATCCTCAATAAACTCAGCAACTTTAATGTCATCGCTATTTTCTAACTGATAAGCAATATAAATATTGCTTTTATAAATCCTTAATACATACTTTTTAAGCTTGCTAGTTAAATTTAAAACGGGCAAATCTTTTAAAGTAAAAAACGAATCTTCTTTTTCAATTTTAGATGTCTTAGCTTTCAAGAAATCGCCACTCAAAATTGAAAAATCTAAATCTGTAAGCGAAAATTTTATATTTTCATTCTTACTGCCAACATATATTATTGCATAAAGAGAATTTTGATCTAACCTTATTTTAAAATCTTTGCTTTTTATTTTATCAGTTATATACTTTTTATTAGAAATATCATAAATTTTAAAAACAAAATCAGAATTTGAACTCTTATCTAAGGTTAAAATATAATCAGAAGATTTGCTGACTTTTAAATAAACACTACCTTTCCCATTTTTACTTAAAATACTCAACGGACTAATTTCTGTTAATATTTGATTTACTTGAGCTTGAATGGGAAAAAGTTTTGTAAATAAAAATAGCAAAATTAATGTCTTATTTATTTTCATATTTTTTTACATTCAAGAATATTAATACATAATCTAAAAATGATAAAATTGCAAAAAACGCAGCACAAACATACATTACTTGAACAATAAATAAAAATTTAAATTCAAAATTTAAAATACAGCTAATAAAATTTTGAATTGGTTCTGTAAAATTGAGTTGATTTAAAGTATAAAACAAAAGACTTGCAAAAGTACAAACAGCATAAAGAATTGACTTTAATTTTCCCAAAAAATTGGCTTGTTGAACTATATTAAACTGAATAATTAAATTTCTAACAAAGCCAATAGAAATTTCACGATAAATAAATATTACAAAAAAATAATAAGGGGTTATGCCTTTATAAAAGAAAAAAACAAAATATGTTAAATGCTGCAAAACATCCGCATAAGGATCTAAAATTTTACCCACATTGCTAACAAGACCATATTTTCTTGCAAGATACCCATCAATAAAATCAGTAAATTCATTAAAAATGATTAAAAACCAAATAATTCCAAAAAACAAATATGAAAAAAATATATTTTCCAAAAAAAATAAAATTAATATGATAAAGGAAAGTATAATCCTAGCTAATGTTATTTTATTAGGAGTAATAATTTTGATCAAATTATTCAATTTATCAAATCTCCTTATCTCTTATTTTTAATAAAATTAATTTAAGAGCTTCATCAAGTTCAAGTCCATTTATTTGCTCATTTGTTCTTGTTCTAATAGATATTTTTTCTTCTGTTGCTTCTCTCTCACCAATTATAAACATATAAGGTATTTTTTTGGCCTGATATTCCCTAATTTTAGCATTCATTCTTGAGGAAGTATTATCAAGTTTTATTCTCATCCCTTCATTTTTAAATTTATTAAAAACCTTAATAGCATAATCTTCTACAGCATTGTTAACAGGGATGATTACTGCTTGAATAGGAGATAACCATAAAGGAAACGCTCCCCCATAGTGCTCTATAAGAATTCCAAAAAATCTTTCAATAGACCCTAACAAGGCTCTATGAATCATAAATGGTCTTTTTTCTTTACCATCCTCAGCAGTATAAGTCATATTAAATCTTTCGGGAAGATTAAAATCAAATTGAATTGTACTCATCTGCCACTCTCTCTCAAGCGAATCAACTATCTTAAGATCAATTTTAGGTCCATAAAAAGCACCTCCCCCCTTATCAATTTCATAAGGAACTTCAAAGCCACTTAAAGCCTCTTCAAGAACTTTTAAAGACATTTCCCAATCAGAATCATTACCAACAAACTTGTCAGGCTTTGTAGAAAGATATGCCTTTAAACTGTTAAAGCCAAATTTACTCCACATATAAATAGCGAACCTAAGAACTTCTTTAATCTCATCTAAAACTTGAGAATGAGTACATATAATATGAGCATCGTCTTGAGTAAAACCTCTGGCTCTCATTATGCCATGTAAAGCACCTATCTTTTCATAACGATATACAGTGCCAAGTTCAGCCCATCTAAATGGCAAATCTCTATAAGAATGCTTGCCTGTATTATAAATTGCAATATGAAAAGGACAATTCATGGGTTTAAGATAATAATCGCTTTTGTCCATTTCCATTTTTTCAAACATGCTATCCTTATAAAAGTCTAAGTGGCCAGAAGTTTGCCAAAGCCAAGATTTGCCAATATGAGGAGTAAAAAGAATATCATACCCATTTTTAGAGTGCTCTTCTCTCCAAAAATCCTCTATCAAAGCTCTTATTTTGGCCCCATTGGGATGAAAAAAAACAAGCCCTGGGCCAATCTCTTCATGAATAGAAAATAAATCAAGCTCTTTTCCAAGCTTTCTATGATCTCTTTTTTTTATTTCCTCTCTCAAATTAAGATAAGACCTTAGCTCTTTTTCATTATTCCATAAAGTTCCATAAATTCTAGTAAGCATTGTATTTTTTTCATTACCTCGCCAATAAG encodes:
- a CDS encoding TrkH family potassium uptake protein, which codes for MLKFEFSDRFLLFSYFVLIMFVGSLLLMLPISWGGDGKLAYIDALFTAVSAVSITGLTTVEIEGFSTFGFILIMLLVQLGGLGFISITTFYLLIPKKKMNLTDARIIKQYSLSNIEYNPIRILKSILFITFSIEMIGLILILICFKLRGVNISFLEALFTTISAFCNAGFSMHSESIYAWRDVPEAIVVVSILIICGGLGFMVYRDVKNTIKNKKKLSLHAKIVFSLSFVLIIIGAILFFFTEIHKLKDGYSISTLIFNSIFYSISTRTAGFNYLDNSLISGRTQIVSLPFMFIGGAPGSTAGGIKITTFFLIILAVVKNQNGNGYIIGSYKVSIDSIRFALLFFARAIFIVSFSFFMLLFFEGGSGNWKVIDLGYEVFSAFGTVGLSVGVTQDLSFWGKVIIIFTMFAGRIGLFSMAVFVSRKSRFEEFTRPRQDILVG
- the cyaB gene encoding class IV adenylate cyclase is translated as MFEIESKAFIPPKELKRIIKLANKKFKFIKEEIKTDIYYSNPKKIIRIRKLNTLEKIVTFKKKILDKNNAIEINKEVEFKIDNVNNFLILLKELKFKKLYKKIKKSLIYQTNNLNVEINEVKNLGFFLEIEKIINNQNDIDLAKKEINNIINQFGLKENLETRSYFELLSSTNQSKK
- the pgsA gene encoding CDP-diacylglycerol--glycerol-3-phosphate 3-phosphatidyltransferase, encoding MNNLIKIITPNKITLARIILSFIILILFFLENIFFSYLFFGIIWFLIIFNEFTDFIDGYLARKYGLVSNVGKILDPYADVLQHLTYFVFFFYKGITPYYFFVIFIYREISIGFVRNLIIQFNIVQQANFLGKLKSILYAVCTFASLLFYTLNQLNFTEPIQNFISCILNFEFKFLFIVQVMYVCAAFFAILSFLDYVLIFLNVKKYENK
- the thrS gene encoding threonine--tRNA ligase — its product is MSKDLDKEDVLYKKRHSIAHVMAEAVRDLFPNTKIAIGPPIKDGFYYDFEFKKQITEDSLLDIENRMREILKTGSSFEKELISVEQALEIFKDEPYKIDLIKNFDLQNEISIYKSHNFIDLCRGPHVENMNKIDPKAFKLTSIAGAYWRGNEKNTMLTRIYGTLWNNEKELRSYLNLREEIKKRDHRKLGKELDLFSIHEEIGPGLVFFHPNGAKIRALIEDFWREEHSKNGYDILFTPHIGKSWLWQTSGHLDFYKDSMFEKMEMDKSDYYLKPMNCPFHIAIYNTGKHSYRDLPFRWAELGTVYRYEKIGALHGIMRARGFTQDDAHIICTHSQVLDEIKEVLRFAIYMWSKFGFNSLKAYLSTKPDKFVGNDSDWEMSLKVLEEALSGFEVPYEIDKGGGAFYGPKIDLKIVDSLEREWQMSTIQFDFNLPERFNMTYTAEDGKEKRPFMIHRALLGSIERFFGILIEHYGGAFPLWLSPIQAVIIPVNNAVEDYAIKVFNKFKNEGMRIKLDNTSSRMNAKIREYQAKKIPYMFIIGEREATEEKISIRTRTNEQINGLELDEALKLILLKIRDKEI